Proteins encoded by one window of Pseudomonas coleopterorum:
- a CDS encoding bifunctional protein tyrosine phosphatase family protein/NAD(P)/FAD-dependent oxidoreductase: MEQVVKRIDAGFSVAGQLEPGDLPQVRAQGFASVICNRPDQEGGAEQPDHLAMERTALASGLEFHYLPVASSGATDAQGQALKALLGRLPKPILAYCRTGNRSARLYELATKGSPETRQYEVVIMGGGSAGIAAAASLLKRDASLRVAIVEPASEHYYQPAWTLVGGGAYNIDDTLRPMASVIPQGAHWIKASVSAFAPGRQRVLLSDGTELGYQQLIVCPGLQLAWEKIEGLEDTLGKHGVTSNYRHDLAPYTWELVRALRSGNVLFSQPAMPIKCAGAPQKAMYLSCDHWRKEGVLKSISVEFNLAGPALFGVATFVAPLMKYVEAYGAALAFQSNLVKVDGPGKTAWFDVTDAHGNVTRVQKRFDVLHVVPPQQAPDVIRRSELADKAGWFEVDPATLQHPRYPEIFAAGDVCGTSNAKTAAAARKQVVVVAENLIALRKGLELPRRYDGYGSCPLTVEKGKVILAEFGYGGKLLPTFPMDPTIPRRSAWFLKARLLPWFYWNGMLKGREWFTDCASK; this comes from the coding sequence ATGGAGCAAGTGGTAAAGCGTATAGATGCAGGGTTCTCGGTGGCGGGCCAGCTCGAGCCGGGTGATCTGCCGCAGGTGCGGGCGCAAGGCTTCGCCAGCGTGATCTGCAATCGTCCGGATCAAGAGGGTGGGGCGGAGCAACCCGATCATCTGGCCATGGAGCGCACGGCCCTCGCTTCAGGGTTGGAATTTCACTATCTGCCTGTGGCCAGCTCCGGTGCAACCGATGCGCAGGGTCAAGCGCTGAAGGCACTGCTGGGGCGGCTGCCCAAGCCCATTCTTGCCTACTGCCGTACCGGCAATCGATCCGCCAGACTCTACGAGCTGGCAACCAAGGGCAGCCCTGAAACCCGGCAGTACGAGGTCGTGATCATGGGCGGTGGTTCTGCCGGCATCGCTGCCGCGGCCAGTCTGCTCAAGCGGGATGCGTCGCTACGCGTTGCGATCGTCGAGCCCGCCAGCGAGCATTACTACCAGCCCGCCTGGACGCTCGTGGGCGGGGGCGCCTACAACATCGATGACACCTTGCGTCCAATGGCCAGCGTCATTCCCCAGGGCGCGCACTGGATCAAGGCGTCGGTATCGGCCTTCGCGCCCGGCCGTCAGCGTGTGTTGCTCAGCGATGGTACCGAGCTGGGTTACCAGCAGCTCATCGTCTGCCCCGGCCTGCAGCTGGCCTGGGAGAAAATCGAGGGTCTCGAAGACACCCTTGGCAAGCATGGGGTGACCTCGAACTACCGACACGACCTGGCGCCCTACACCTGGGAACTGGTGCGCGCTCTGCGCAGCGGGAACGTCTTGTTCAGCCAGCCAGCGATGCCGATCAAATGCGCAGGCGCACCGCAGAAGGCGATGTACCTGTCCTGCGATCACTGGCGCAAGGAGGGCGTGCTGAAGTCGATTTCCGTGGAATTCAACCTGGCGGGGCCTGCGTTGTTCGGGGTTGCCACATTCGTCGCCCCGCTGATGAAGTACGTCGAAGCGTACGGCGCAGCACTGGCCTTTCAGTCCAATCTGGTCAAGGTCGATGGTCCCGGCAAGACCGCCTGGTTCGATGTCACGGACGCGCACGGCAATGTGACCCGTGTGCAGAAGCGTTTCGATGTCCTGCACGTCGTGCCACCCCAACAAGCGCCGGATGTGATTCGTCGCAGCGAACTGGCCGACAAGGCAGGCTGGTTCGAGGTCGACCCGGCGACCTTGCAGCATCCGCGCTATCCGGAAATCTTCGCCGCAGGCGATGTCTGCGGCACCAGCAACGCCAAGACTGCTGCGGCAGCCCGCAAGCAGGTTGTGGTGGTTGCAGAAAACCTCATTGCATTGCGCAAGGGCCTTGAACTGCCTCGTCGTTACGACGGTTACGGTTCGTGTCCGCTTACCGTCGAGAAGGGCAAGGTCATATTGGCCGAATTCGGCTACGGCGGGAAACTGCTGCCGACGTTTCCCATGGACCCGACCATACCGCGTAGGTCGGCGTGGTTCCTCAAGGCGCGGTTGCTGCCATGGTTCTATTGGAACGGCATGCTCAAGGGGCGCGAGTGGTTCACCGACTGCGCCTCGAAGTGA
- a CDS encoding sulfite exporter TauE/SafE family protein, which produces MLTFLLGACVGLVLGLTGAGGGILAIPALTLGLGWSVTQATPVALLAVGSAALIGAMQGLRQGLVRYKAAATMAAVGWLVAPLGLYAAARVPGTVLMILFAAVMLVVACRMYLQARADSEAQGTLQRNCMLDPATGRLDWNARCLATLASIGAASGFLTGLLGVGGGFLIVPAFRKFSDVRMHGVVATSLMVVTLVSLGTLGHLFSQGVTFSSAGALFTVSALVGMIGGRLAAPNLPARLLQQMFSVLCVCVSLLMLGKAFLAIG; this is translated from the coding sequence ATGCTGACGTTCCTGCTGGGGGCCTGCGTGGGCCTGGTGCTGGGGCTCACCGGCGCAGGTGGTGGCATCCTGGCGATTCCGGCGCTGACTCTGGGGCTGGGTTGGTCGGTGACCCAGGCCACGCCCGTCGCCTTGCTTGCGGTCGGCAGCGCGGCGCTGATCGGCGCGATGCAGGGGCTGCGCCAAGGCCTGGTGCGCTACAAGGCGGCAGCCACCATGGCCGCCGTAGGCTGGTTGGTTGCGCCGCTGGGACTTTACGCCGCCGCGCGAGTCCCTGGCACAGTGCTGATGATCTTGTTCGCCGCAGTCATGCTGGTGGTGGCTTGTCGGATGTACCTGCAGGCCAGGGCAGACAGCGAAGCGCAAGGCACGTTGCAGCGTAACTGCATGCTCGATCCTGCCACGGGCCGACTCGACTGGAATGCCCGCTGCCTGGCCACCCTCGCCTCGATTGGCGCAGCGTCGGGATTTCTGACCGGCCTGTTGGGCGTGGGGGGAGGATTTCTCATCGTCCCCGCCTTTCGAAAGTTCAGCGATGTGCGCATGCACGGTGTGGTCGCCACCTCGTTGATGGTCGTCACGCTGGTCTCGCTGGGCACCTTGGGCCATCTGTTCAGCCAGGGGGTTACGTTTTCATCGGCAGGCGCCTTGTTCACCGTATCGGCACTGGTCGGGATGATTGGTGGTCGCCTTGCGGCGCCGAACCTGCCTGCACGGCTTTTGCAGCAAATGTTTTCTGTGCTCTGCGTCTGCGTGAGCCTGCTGATGCTGGGCAAGGCTTTCCTTGCCATTGGATGA
- a CDS encoding DUF1654 domain-containing protein, giving the protein MVGHVEAAHEERQGLTGMERLSLRVSEMINHPIAQLQRWVTIARLDSDGDREWHEVLGILADTDELELSHNDDGSVTVRWEEPEKKGRPGVDEWEQDSQVETDPWASDSRSAPF; this is encoded by the coding sequence ATGGTGGGGCACGTGGAGGCGGCGCACGAGGAGCGCCAAGGATTGACAGGGATGGAGCGCCTGAGCTTGCGCGTGTCCGAAATGATCAATCATCCGATCGCCCAACTTCAGCGATGGGTGACTATTGCCAGGCTGGACAGCGATGGCGACAGGGAATGGCACGAGGTGCTGGGCATACTGGCGGATACCGACGAACTGGAGTTGTCGCACAATGATGACGGTAGCGTAACGGTCCGGTGGGAGGAGCCCGAGAAGAAAGGCCGGCCGGGCGTGGATGAATGGGAGCAGGATAGCCAGGTGGAAACGGATCCCTGGGCCTCCGACTCCAGATCGGCGCCATTCTGA
- a CDS encoding XRE family transcriptional regulator encodes MHKTIDKILAELMAREGLNQARLSALTKVGQPTISRILKPNGPKGIKNPTDTQVRPIADHFRISTDQLRGYAPLDAAATQDSAAQAEPASAIALVKDMLARASKLPEGLKQRILATAEHGDNVITVDFSRPGQIGDEVWIAHYDVRAAMGGGQIPHEYPEMLQDIRVSPQHLREMGVRFKEHFHLKMITGWGQSMAPTIKDRDPLLVDVTIREFTGDGIYLFSHDEMLYVKRLQKKGKDRFKMISDNEHHDPEEIRVDDTHILARVLYVWNGQPV; translated from the coding sequence ATGCATAAAACTATCGATAAAATTCTGGCCGAGCTGATGGCTCGCGAAGGACTGAACCAGGCCAGGCTTTCAGCCCTGACGAAGGTCGGTCAGCCCACGATCTCGCGAATACTCAAGCCCAACGGCCCCAAGGGAATCAAGAACCCGACCGACACCCAGGTGCGGCCGATCGCCGATCACTTTCGGATCAGCACCGATCAATTGAGAGGCTATGCGCCACTGGATGCTGCCGCGACCCAGGACTCGGCAGCACAGGCCGAGCCGGCTTCGGCCATAGCGCTGGTGAAGGACATGCTGGCGCGCGCTTCCAAACTGCCGGAAGGCTTGAAGCAAAGGATTCTTGCCACTGCCGAGCATGGAGACAACGTCATCACGGTCGATTTCTCGCGCCCTGGCCAGATCGGGGATGAGGTGTGGATTGCCCATTACGACGTGCGCGCCGCCATGGGTGGCGGGCAGATTCCCCATGAATACCCGGAAATGCTCCAGGACATCAGGGTCAGCCCGCAGCACCTTCGCGAGATGGGGGTCAGGTTCAAGGAGCACTTTCATCTGAAGATGATCACCGGCTGGGGCCAGTCGATGGCGCCGACGATCAAGGATCGCGATCCCCTGCTGGTGGATGTGACGATTCGCGAGTTCACCGGCGACGGCATCTACCTTTTCTCCCACGATGAGATGCTCTATGTGAAGCGTCTTCAGAAGAAAGGCAAGGATCGGTTCAAGATGATCTCGGACAACGAGCATCACGACCCGGAAGAAATCCGCGTAGACGATACGCACATCCTGGCCCGGGTGTTGTACGTGTGGAATGGGCAGCCCGTTTGA
- a CDS encoding DnaT-like ssDNA-binding domain-containing protein — MARIRTVKPEFWSSEQVMSCRPLARLLFIGLWNFCDDGGNHPLSPRTIKALVFPGDDMTSDEVSELLGELEGAHLTRRYTVEGKQYLHVMGWKHQKIEKKNFRHPPFPAALYDESSSGRRPLDAGREGNGTGEDQHNSLGAGVEHPPESVDPTAACQMSLEWKPDPRLLAAFAKRMGLAEALFTHEAIGAFVCHYAASGRFETPLAWVSLLVKWIKRDAATGASVHPFPLRKASEPDFDDTSWAEGLMVKA, encoded by the coding sequence ATGGCCCGTATCCGCACCGTCAAACCCGAGTTCTGGTCGAGCGAGCAGGTCATGTCCTGCCGCCCATTGGCCCGTCTGCTGTTCATTGGTCTTTGGAATTTCTGCGACGACGGCGGCAACCATCCGCTGTCACCCAGGACGATCAAGGCGCTCGTGTTTCCCGGCGATGACATGACCAGCGATGAGGTCAGCGAACTGTTGGGCGAGCTGGAAGGCGCCCATCTGACGCGTCGCTACACCGTCGAGGGCAAGCAGTACTTGCATGTCATGGGCTGGAAGCATCAGAAGATCGAGAAAAAGAACTTCAGGCATCCGCCTTTTCCCGCGGCGCTCTACGACGAATCGTCGAGCGGTCGTCGACCGCTCGACGCCGGAAGGGAAGGGAATGGAACAGGAGAAGATCAACACAACTCGCTCGGCGCGGGCGTTGAACATCCCCCTGAATCAGTCGATCCCACAGCGGCTTGCCAGATGAGCCTCGAGTGGAAGCCCGACCCGCGCTTGCTGGCCGCCTTCGCCAAACGCATGGGTCTGGCCGAGGCGCTGTTCACGCATGAGGCCATCGGTGCGTTCGTCTGTCACTACGCCGCCTCTGGCCGTTTCGAGACGCCGCTGGCCTGGGTGAGTCTGCTGGTGAAGTGGATCAAGCGCGATGCGGCCACCGGCGCGAGCGTCCATCCGTTCCCGTTGCGCAAGGCCAGCGAGCCTGATTTCGATGACACTTCGTGGGCCGAAGGGCTGATGGTGAAGGCATGA
- a CDS encoding replication protein P yields MKSVNQLLASAHNLPAVETVQAVPVSAETTAVVNALFRKLRGIFPAWRQAWPSTEALNAAKEEWIQGFAAQGIRSLEQIEFGIQNCRKAQKPFAPSVGEFIAMCRPGPECLGMPSAMEAWIEVLMGTYSHEGVHLAARATGLFDLRGARPDDKGLRQRFDRHYAVILLRAQAGRPMEAVIQIDQERRKTKLQRADEHADRQVQARMIQQGIPADGTQARELLMATVGKRSIS; encoded by the coding sequence ATGAAATCAGTGAATCAGTTGCTGGCATCCGCTCACAATCTGCCTGCGGTCGAGACGGTCCAGGCTGTGCCGGTTTCGGCCGAAACCACCGCAGTCGTCAATGCACTGTTTCGCAAGCTGCGCGGAATCTTCCCGGCCTGGCGCCAGGCGTGGCCATCGACCGAGGCACTGAACGCGGCGAAGGAAGAGTGGATCCAGGGGTTCGCGGCGCAGGGTATCCGTTCGCTGGAGCAGATCGAGTTCGGTATCCAGAACTGCCGCAAGGCGCAGAAGCCGTTCGCACCAAGCGTGGGTGAGTTCATCGCCATGTGCAGGCCAGGCCCCGAATGCCTGGGCATGCCGTCGGCGATGGAGGCGTGGATCGAAGTGCTGATGGGCACTTACAGCCATGAGGGCGTCCATCTGGCGGCCAGGGCCACCGGTTTGTTCGATCTGCGTGGGGCCAGGCCGGACGATAAAGGCCTGCGCCAGCGCTTCGACCGTCACTATGCGGTCATCCTGCTGCGCGCGCAGGCGGGCCGCCCCATGGAAGCCGTGATCCAGATTGACCAGGAGCGGCGCAAGACCAAGCTGCAGCGTGCTGATGAACACGCCGATCGTCAGGTGCAGGCGAGGATGATTCAGCAGGGTATTCCAGCGGACGGTACTCAGGCCCGCGAGCTGCTGATGGCGACAGTGGGCAAGCGGAGCATTTCGTAA
- a CDS encoding Com family DNA-binding transcriptional regulator: MLKDCRCGKCKRLLARMGEFTELQIKCTRCGTLNHVKATSLERSPVSDTKAESSASNSTQR; encoded by the coding sequence ATGTTGAAAGACTGCCGATGCGGTAAATGCAAACGACTGCTTGCCCGCATGGGCGAGTTCACTGAGCTCCAGATCAAATGTACCCGCTGCGGGACGTTGAATCATGTGAAGGCCACGAGCCTCGAGCGATCGCCTGTGAGCGACACGAAAGCGGAATCCTCCGCATCAAACTCAACTCAAAGGTGA
- a CDS encoding polysaccharide lyase family 7 protein codes for MATSPIDLHWSLTTPEADGDSAKTYTPSQVAAITGNKYFEITDSYLRFTAPVNGFTTARSTKTRSEFREYKPGTNQEWNWEATGGTHAMGASLVVNSVPDKVDTREGSVYIGQIHVDNGESPLFKFTYEKERAPATTYKVVASFRADPAKDPVNSDLFKGIAKGARIQYYVKVSSTGELTAYVQVGEVRENFAGDLALWLQQSTAPLFYFKAGVYNNSTATSTVEDANQSEALFYKLTTTHA; via the coding sequence ATGGCAACTTCCCCAATCGATCTTCACTGGTCCCTGACCACCCCCGAAGCTGACGGCGACTCGGCCAAGACCTACACGCCCTCGCAAGTAGCGGCTATCACCGGCAACAAGTACTTCGAGATCACCGACAGCTACCTGCGGTTCACGGCGCCGGTCAATGGTTTCACCACCGCACGATCCACCAAGACCCGTAGCGAGTTCCGGGAATACAAGCCCGGCACCAATCAGGAGTGGAACTGGGAAGCTACCGGCGGCACCCATGCCATGGGTGCGTCGCTGGTCGTCAACAGTGTTCCCGACAAGGTAGACACGCGAGAAGGCTCGGTATACATCGGCCAGATCCATGTCGACAATGGCGAGAGCCCGCTTTTCAAATTCACCTACGAAAAAGAGCGCGCGCCTGCGACGACTTACAAGGTGGTGGCCTCCTTCCGCGCAGACCCGGCCAAGGATCCTGTCAACAGTGATCTGTTCAAAGGCATCGCGAAGGGTGCCCGGATCCAGTACTACGTCAAAGTCAGTTCGACCGGGGAACTCACCGCCTATGTTCAAGTGGGCGAGGTGCGCGAGAACTTTGCCGGGGATCTGGCGCTGTGGCTGCAACAGAGCACGGCGCCGCTGTTCTACTTCAAGGCCGGTGTCTACAACAACTCCACTGCTACCAGCACCGTGGAGGACGCCAACCAATCCGAAGCGCTGTTTTATAAACTGACCACTACCCACGCCTGA
- a CDS encoding chemotaxis protein, translating into MDPNDLGPGTAAWLGGTGTVLLGGFLWLRKFLSRDATDRAMDKADIDTVRRLTELLDAERMARRESDARADQFAKERNALAAAVGRMEGKIEALTGQVAQLTDKVTTQSAEIARLRSQLGGSV; encoded by the coding sequence ATGGACCCTAACGACCTCGGCCCGGGCACAGCCGCGTGGCTGGGCGGGACGGGCACCGTATTGCTGGGCGGATTTCTCTGGCTGCGCAAGTTCCTGTCCAGGGATGCCACCGATAGGGCAATGGACAAAGCCGATATCGATACCGTCCGCCGGCTCACGGAATTGCTCGACGCCGAACGCATGGCCCGCAGGGAATCCGACGCCCGCGCCGATCAATTCGCCAAGGAACGCAATGCACTTGCCGCTGCAGTGGGCCGCATGGAAGGCAAGATAGAGGCCCTCACCGGGCAGGTCGCTCAGCTCACGGACAAGGTCACTACGCAAAGTGCCGAGATCGCTCGACTGCGATCACAGCTCGGTGGCTCGGTTTGA
- a CDS encoding lysozyme translates to MKTSAKGIALIKSAEGLRLEAYPDPGTGGPPWTIGYGSTSGVTPDSVITEAQAERMLGEDLVRFERAVERQVIVPLDQGQFDALVSFTYNVGEASFAESTLLHRLNAGDAAGAAEQFSRWVSAGGKVLPGLVRRRAAERALFLGVT, encoded by the coding sequence ATGAAGACATCCGCAAAAGGCATCGCTTTGATCAAGTCCGCTGAGGGTTTGAGACTTGAGGCGTATCCGGACCCTGGCACTGGCGGGCCGCCCTGGACGATCGGATACGGCAGTACATCGGGCGTTACCCCTGACAGTGTCATCACCGAGGCCCAGGCTGAGCGAATGCTGGGCGAGGATCTCGTTCGATTCGAGCGGGCTGTGGAGCGGCAGGTGATCGTGCCACTCGACCAAGGGCAATTCGATGCACTGGTGTCGTTCACGTACAACGTCGGCGAAGCCAGCTTTGCCGAATCGACCCTGCTGCATCGGTTGAATGCGGGCGATGCCGCTGGCGCAGCCGAGCAGTTCAGCCGGTGGGTGAGTGCCGGCGGGAAGGTCCTGCCTGGCCTGGTCAGGCGTCGCGCCGCCGAGCGAGCGCTGTTTCTGGGCGTTACGTGA
- a CDS encoding DUF2514 family protein, with protein MSGVAQVRLVIVLGLGATALYGAYRHGVTATHAARDAQWAQAVAAQQVEQVRAVQAARDDEQRFQREANQVGIDARKEIAAANADAVGLDASGDRLRIQAGTLAANAGTCASTAGAADRGPSAARAALVLSQLLERADARAGDLAKAYDRARIAGQACEHAYDVISGQRGGRAHDGAAAHAHE; from the coding sequence ATGTCAGGGGTAGCGCAAGTCCGGCTCGTCATCGTGCTGGGGCTGGGCGCCACCGCGCTGTATGGCGCCTACCGCCATGGGGTGACGGCCACCCATGCTGCCAGAGACGCACAGTGGGCGCAGGCCGTGGCCGCCCAGCAGGTCGAACAGGTGCGAGCCGTCCAGGCCGCTCGCGACGATGAGCAACGCTTCCAGCGCGAAGCCAATCAGGTAGGAATCGATGCAAGAAAGGAAATCGCTGCTGCCAATGCCGATGCTGTTGGTCTCGATGCTTCTGGTGACCGCTTGCGCATCCAGGCCGGAACGCTTGCCGCCAACGCTGGTACCTGCGCCAGCACTGCCGGCGCTGCCGACCGAGGCCCGTCAGCCGCCCGCGCCGCCCTGGTGCTCTCCCAATTGCTCGAGCGCGCTGATGCGCGAGCGGGAGACTTGGCGAAGGCTTATGACCGCGCCCGAATAGCCGGTCAGGCGTGCGAGCATGCTTATGATGTGATCAGCGGGCAGCGCGGCGGTCGAGCCCATGATGGCGCCGCTGCGCACGCTCATGAGTGA
- a CDS encoding alpha/beta fold hydrolase: MIQAGVLNVSYRDLGPADGPAVVLLHGFPYDIRAYDAVAERITAAGCRCIVPYLRGYGGTQFIAANTPRSGEQAALGADLLALLDALNIPQAVLAGYDWGGRAACVVSALWPERVAGLVSCEPGYNIQDIAHATRPAAPEAEHRLWYQYYLHGARGYAGLEANRDAFCKLLWHLWSPTWAFTDEVFSASAQSFHTPDFVDVVTHSYRHRFGLVDGDPQYAAIEQRLAKQPVIAVPTVILAGASDGVTPVQDEQQALRRFSGPVRRTILEGVGHNVPQEAPDEFARAVLSLVGI; encoded by the coding sequence ATGATTCAAGCAGGCGTGCTCAACGTCTCCTACCGGGACCTTGGCCCAGCCGATGGGCCCGCGGTCGTGCTGTTGCATGGCTTCCCCTACGACATCCGCGCCTACGACGCGGTGGCCGAACGGATCACCGCTGCCGGTTGCCGATGCATCGTCCCCTACCTGCGCGGATACGGCGGCACGCAGTTTATCGCTGCCAACACGCCTCGCTCGGGTGAGCAGGCGGCCTTGGGGGCGGACCTGCTGGCATTGTTGGATGCTTTGAACATTCCACAGGCTGTACTTGCCGGCTACGACTGGGGCGGCCGCGCCGCATGTGTGGTGTCCGCCCTATGGCCCGAGCGCGTCGCGGGACTGGTCAGTTGCGAGCCGGGCTACAACATCCAGGACATTGCCCATGCGACCCGCCCCGCCGCCCCGGAAGCCGAGCATCGCTTGTGGTATCAGTACTACCTGCACGGCGCCCGTGGCTACGCCGGCCTTGAAGCCAATCGGGATGCCTTCTGCAAGCTGCTGTGGCACCTATGGTCGCCGACCTGGGCATTCACCGATGAGGTGTTTTCGGCCTCGGCGCAGTCGTTCCACACCCCCGACTTCGTCGACGTGGTCACGCACTCCTATCGCCATCGCTTCGGACTGGTCGACGGCGATCCGCAGTACGCCGCCATCGAACAGAGACTGGCGAAGCAACCGGTCATCGCCGTGCCGACGGTCATCCTGGCCGGGGCCAGCGACGGTGTCACTCCGGTTCAGGATGAGCAGCAGGCGCTACGACGATTCAGCGGCCCTGTTCGTCGGACGATTCTCGAAGGCGTGGGCCACAACGTCCCGCAGGAGGCACCGGATGAGTTTGCTCGGGCGGTGTTGAGCCTGGTGGGGATTTGA
- a CDS encoding phosphate/phosphite/phosphonate ABC transporter substrate-binding protein has translation MSREVIAELSMYPAPTAVGGAYQRWLEETLQLLGIQRRDNWQGSLQELWLHPQLVLAQTCGFPLVTELKKRVRVVGRPCFKLPHASTGQHCSLLIVRHDDSRLTLPEFFNCRGAYNSIDSNSGMNLLRHALIAHVRDGRFFKHLEATGSHRQSIAHVALDQADLAAVDSVTFAYLARHAPSEVAGVRVLARTADAPTLPFITGFQGPEPESIRAAMNAALANLPEVAEVLGIVTVEETALEDYDVLLGYREAARQAITQQELW, from the coding sequence ATGAGTCGTGAAGTGATCGCCGAACTGTCGATGTACCCCGCACCCACCGCCGTCGGGGGCGCCTACCAGCGCTGGCTGGAAGAAACCCTGCAGTTGCTGGGTATTCAACGACGGGACAACTGGCAGGGCTCCCTGCAAGAGCTCTGGCTGCATCCGCAACTGGTGCTCGCGCAAACCTGCGGTTTCCCGCTGGTCACAGAGCTCAAGAAACGAGTCCGCGTTGTGGGCCGACCTTGTTTCAAGCTGCCCCACGCATCGACGGGACAGCACTGCAGCCTGTTGATCGTTCGCCATGATGACTCACGCCTGACCCTCCCCGAGTTCTTCAATTGCCGCGGTGCCTACAACAGCATCGACTCCAACAGCGGCATGAACCTGTTGCGCCACGCGCTCATTGCCCATGTGCGCGACGGTCGATTCTTCAAGCACCTCGAAGCGACCGGCAGCCATCGCCAGAGCATCGCCCACGTGGCGCTGGATCAAGCCGACCTGGCTGCCGTCGACAGCGTGACGTTCGCCTACCTGGCTCGGCATGCACCGAGCGAGGTGGCGGGCGTGCGCGTGCTGGCCCGTACCGCCGATGCGCCGACCCTGCCGTTCATCACCGGCTTTCAGGGCCCGGAGCCGGAATCGATCAGAGCGGCGATGAACGCCGCCCTGGCCAATTTGCCCGAGGTGGCCGAGGTGCTGGGCATCGTGACGGTCGAGGAAACCGCCCTGGAGGATTACGACGTATTGCTGGGGTATCGGGAAGCAGCTCGGCAGGCGATCACTCAGCAGGAACTGTGGTGA
- a CDS encoding fatty acid desaturase, which yields MPNYLDAHHRHSILQLQATWTARSEWPTWLLLLGITGGWWTVITLTPSIGRLLTLLLLIPLITLWMSLQHELLHGHPTRWRTVNKLLGYAPLAIWYPYTLYRDSHLAHHRDETITVPQHDPESRYLDAQTWSGSAGLGRALHWLNKTLLGRLSVGPALALAGLAKDQCARLVRGDRQAWLMWTTHLACVAVLFWFITRHGVPVIDYLLASVLALALSMVRSYYEHRPADAPEQRSVLNEAGWPWRWLFLNLNLHLVHHDLPGLPWYYLPRVYRERRADWLQRSGHFLVNGYSELFRNYAVRPVDSPLHPRSASA from the coding sequence ATGCCTAACTACCTGGATGCCCACCACCGACACTCCATCCTGCAATTGCAGGCCACCTGGACCGCGCGCAGCGAGTGGCCTACGTGGCTGTTGCTGCTGGGTATCACCGGCGGCTGGTGGACGGTGATCACTCTGACCCCTTCCATCGGGCGTCTGCTGACCCTGCTGCTGTTGATCCCCCTCATCACGCTGTGGATGTCGCTGCAGCATGAACTGCTCCACGGGCATCCCACACGCTGGCGCACCGTGAACAAGTTGCTGGGCTACGCGCCGCTGGCCATCTGGTACCCCTACACGCTGTATCGCGACAGCCATCTGGCCCATCACCGTGATGAAACCATCACCGTGCCGCAGCACGACCCTGAAAGCCGCTACCTCGATGCCCAGACCTGGTCGGGCAGCGCCGGGCTGGGGCGAGCGCTGCATTGGCTGAACAAAACCCTGCTCGGCCGTCTGAGCGTGGGCCCGGCGCTGGCGCTGGCCGGGCTGGCCAAGGATCAGTGCGCACGGCTGGTGCGCGGTGACAGGCAGGCCTGGCTGATGTGGACGACCCACCTGGCGTGCGTGGCGGTACTGTTCTGGTTCATCACCCGTCACGGCGTGCCCGTGATCGACTACCTGCTGGCCAGCGTGCTTGCACTTGCGTTGTCCATGGTCCGTTCCTATTACGAACATCGTCCCGCCGATGCCCCCGAGCAGCGCTCGGTGCTCAACGAAGCGGGCTGGCCGTGGCGCTGGCTGTTCCTCAATCTCAATCTGCACCTGGTTCATCATGACCTGCCGGGGTTGCCTTGGTACTACCTGCCCCGGGTCTACCGCGAGCGGCGGGCCGATTGGCTGCAACGCAGTGGGCATTTTCTGGTCAATGGCTACAGCGAACTGTTCCGCAACTATGCCGTGCGCCCCGTGGACAGCCCCCTGCACCCGCGCAGCGCCAGCGCCTGA